In a genomic window of Micromonospora cremea:
- a CDS encoding LCP family protein, whose translation MIEDDLRAAFARHEPLTPPTGPLRAAIDRLATRRRRRRQRWRAGGAALALLGVLGIGVPLFTPDRSGPPQAAELLGESGRPAPTGAVTILLLGIDSQTSRPPLADSVLLVHIPADRSRPYLVSLPRDLKVRIPGRGTDKLNTAFPFGAGLERPDLTKGYELTRRTVAELTGAGVESGFVLTFSALRTLTDAVDGVPVCLPQGVRSVHTGRLFPAGCQRLDGAASVDLLRQRRGLAQGSQDRDHNARLFAAGLVRQVREQGVLTDPVRLSKLLGAIGPDLAAASDGVTMLDLMRLVPTLRSVDPVGLSLPISEPTGRDQYLHADPALAPEFLTALREDRLGEWAARHPERVDPAG comes from the coding sequence ATGATCGAGGACGACCTGCGCGCCGCGTTCGCCCGGCACGAGCCGTTGACGCCGCCGACCGGCCCACTGCGGGCCGCGATCGACCGGCTGGCGACCAGGCGCCGGCGACGTCGCCAACGCTGGCGGGCCGGTGGTGCCGCGCTGGCCCTGCTCGGCGTACTGGGGATCGGGGTGCCCCTGTTCACCCCGGATCGTTCCGGCCCGCCGCAGGCCGCCGAGTTGCTCGGCGAGTCGGGCCGGCCAGCGCCGACGGGCGCGGTGACCATCCTGCTGCTCGGCATCGACAGCCAGACGTCCCGCCCACCGTTGGCCGATTCGGTGCTGCTGGTGCACATCCCGGCCGACCGCAGCCGTCCCTACCTGGTCTCGCTGCCGCGTGATCTGAAGGTGCGGATCCCCGGCCGCGGAACCGACAAGTTGAACACCGCGTTCCCGTTCGGGGCCGGACTCGAGCGGCCGGACCTGACCAAGGGCTACGAGCTGACCCGGCGGACGGTGGCCGAGCTGACCGGGGCCGGGGTGGAGAGCGGCTTCGTGCTGACGTTCTCCGCGCTGCGCACGCTGACCGACGCGGTGGACGGGGTGCCGGTCTGCCTCCCCCAGGGGGTCCGATCGGTCCACACCGGGCGGCTCTTCCCGGCCGGCTGTCAGCGTCTCGACGGCGCTGCCTCGGTCGACCTGCTCCGCCAGCGACGCGGGCTGGCCCAGGGCAGTCAGGACCGGGACCACAACGCCCGGCTCTTCGCCGCCGGTCTGGTCCGCCAGGTCAGAGAACAGGGCGTGCTCACCGACCCGGTACGACTCTCCAAGCTGCTGGGCGCCATTGGCCCGGACCTCGCGGCGGCGTCCGACGGAGTCACCATGCTGGACCTGATGCGGCTCGTCCCCACACTGCGATCGGTCGACCCGGTCGGGCTCAGCCTGCCGATCAGCGAGCCGACCGGCCGGGACCAGTACCTGCACGCCGACCCGGCGCTCGCCCCGGAGTTCCTGACCGCGCTACGCGAGGATCGGCTCGGCGAATGGGCGGCCCGCCACCCGGAGCGGGTCGACCCCGCCGGCTGA
- a CDS encoding SigE family RNA polymerase sigma factor, whose amino-acid sequence MTYEEFADTRLAPLLRYAVMLTGDPHQAQDLVQETMVRVQLNWRRVAQADSPERYVRRMLTNQYVDWRRGSWMRRVLLRGEPDEAVPAPVDHAQSAVDRDQIWSWLSRLPRRQRATLVLRYYEDLPDAEIADILGCAVGTVRSSISRALATLRAEYVEACS is encoded by the coding sequence GTGACGTACGAGGAGTTCGCGGACACGCGACTGGCCCCGCTGCTGCGGTACGCGGTGATGCTCACCGGCGATCCGCACCAGGCGCAGGATCTGGTGCAGGAGACGATGGTCCGGGTCCAGCTCAACTGGCGGCGGGTAGCCCAGGCGGACTCACCGGAGCGCTATGTCCGGCGGATGCTCACCAACCAGTACGTCGACTGGCGGCGCGGCTCCTGGATGCGCCGGGTGCTGCTGCGCGGGGAACCCGACGAGGCGGTGCCGGCACCCGTCGACCACGCCCAGTCCGCCGTGGACCGGGACCAGATCTGGTCCTGGCTGTCCCGGCTGCCACGTCGGCAGCGGGCCACCCTGGTGCTGCGCTACTACGAGGACCTGCCCGACGCCGAGATCGCCGACATCCTCGGCTGCGCCGTCGGGACCGTACGTTCGTCCATCTCCCGCGCCCTGGCCACGCTCCGGGCCGAGTACGTGGAGGCCTGCTCATGA
- a CDS encoding LOG family protein — protein MPTPPPADVIEPHLHANEVQTRDEFDQQLATGRLTGLTVQGLRLDLAPVPDLTGVEVTGTLFVGCRFASREVGADLVRRGANVVPPFSGLPYPTQPAHLYSAEELAAGFVEGGFAGMYDTRVYEHYRAHGGALPDVKEALGQRLHDHGVDNALADATRAWLTEHGPQSVVGIMGGHAVRRGSPAYRMAAVLGWELARADRLVVTGGGPGVMEAANLGAYLADHPAAELTAAIDLLATAPDFTDHQRYTAVALTVRQRYAGVPRQRGADAGWARAGGLAIPTWLYGHEPANLFAGRIAKYFSNAIREDTILRLARGGIVFAPGRAGTVQEVFQAATKTYYGTDGVSGAYVFLDRAYWTRELPVEALLRPLLAASPFGDLSATIHLTDDVREAVHLLTT, from the coding sequence GTGCCGACCCCACCTCCCGCGGACGTCATCGAGCCGCACCTGCACGCCAACGAGGTCCAGACCCGCGACGAGTTCGACCAGCAGCTGGCCACCGGCCGCCTGACCGGGCTGACCGTGCAGGGGCTCCGCCTCGACCTCGCCCCGGTCCCCGACCTGACCGGCGTCGAGGTCACCGGCACCCTTTTCGTCGGGTGCCGGTTCGCCTCCCGGGAGGTCGGCGCCGACCTGGTCCGGCGTGGCGCGAACGTGGTGCCGCCGTTTTCCGGGCTGCCGTACCCGACCCAACCGGCGCACCTGTACAGCGCGGAGGAACTGGCCGCCGGGTTCGTCGAGGGCGGGTTCGCCGGGATGTACGACACCCGGGTGTACGAGCACTACCGGGCGCACGGCGGCGCGCTGCCGGACGTCAAGGAGGCTCTCGGTCAGCGGCTGCACGACCACGGCGTGGACAACGCCCTGGCCGACGCCACCCGGGCCTGGCTGACCGAGCACGGGCCGCAGTCGGTGGTGGGCATCATGGGCGGGCACGCGGTGCGGCGCGGCAGCCCGGCGTACCGGATGGCGGCAGTGCTGGGTTGGGAGCTGGCCCGGGCCGACCGGCTGGTGGTGACCGGCGGCGGTCCCGGGGTGATGGAGGCGGCGAACCTCGGCGCCTACCTGGCGGACCATCCGGCGGCGGAGCTGACCGCGGCGATCGACCTGCTGGCCACCGCGCCCGACTTCACCGACCACCAGCGGTACACCGCCGTGGCGCTGACGGTCCGGCAGCGGTACGCGGGCGTACCCCGGCAGCGCGGCGCCGACGCGGGGTGGGCGCGGGCCGGTGGGCTGGCCATCCCGACCTGGCTGTACGGGCACGAGCCGGCGAACCTGTTCGCCGGGCGGATCGCCAAGTACTTCTCGAACGCGATCCGGGAGGACACCATCCTGCGGCTCGCCCGGGGTGGCATCGTGTTCGCCCCGGGACGGGCGGGCACGGTGCAGGAGGTGTTCCAGGCGGCGACCAAGACGTACTACGGCACCGACGGTGTCAGCGGCGCCTACGTCTTCCTCGACCGCGCGTACTGGACGCGGGAGCTGCCGGTGGAGGCGCTGTTGCGCCCGCTGCTGGCCGCCTCCCCGTTCGGCGACCTGTCGGCGACGATCCACCTCACCGACGACGTCCGCGAGGCCGTCCACCTGCTGACAACGTAG
- the fbaA gene encoding class II fructose-bisphosphate aldolase yields the protein MPIASPEAYAEMLDRAKAGRYAYPAINVTSSQTLNAALKGFTDAESDGIIQVSTGGAEYLSGPSIKDMVTGAVAFAAYAHEVAKKYPVNIALHTDHCPKDKLDGFVRPLMGISQERVKRGEQPLYQSHMWDGSAVPVAENLQIASQLLDEAAKGKIVLEIEVGVVGGEEDGVENAINDKLYTTVEDGLAMVEALGLGEKGRYMAALTFGNVHGVYKPGNVKLRPEILKQIQDAVGAKYGKDKPLSLVFHGGSGSLLSEIREALDYGVVKMNIDTDTQYAFTRPVADHMLRNYDGVLKIDGEVGNKKQYDPRTWGKAAEAGLAARVVEACEHLRSTGTTMSK from the coding sequence ATGCCCATCGCTTCCCCCGAGGCTTACGCGGAGATGCTGGACCGCGCCAAGGCTGGCCGGTACGCGTACCCCGCGATCAACGTGACCTCCTCCCAGACGCTGAACGCGGCGCTCAAGGGCTTCACCGACGCGGAGAGCGACGGCATCATCCAGGTCTCCACCGGTGGCGCCGAGTACCTCTCCGGCCCGTCGATCAAGGACATGGTCACCGGCGCGGTGGCGTTCGCCGCGTACGCGCACGAGGTGGCCAAGAAGTACCCGGTCAACATCGCGCTGCACACCGACCACTGCCCGAAGGACAAGCTGGACGGCTTCGTCCGGCCCCTGATGGGCATCTCGCAGGAGCGGGTGAAGCGCGGCGAGCAGCCGCTGTACCAGTCGCACATGTGGGACGGCTCGGCCGTGCCGGTGGCGGAGAACCTGCAGATCGCCTCCCAGTTGCTCGACGAGGCCGCCAAGGGCAAGATCGTCCTTGAGATCGAGGTCGGCGTCGTCGGTGGCGAGGAGGACGGCGTCGAGAACGCCATCAACGACAAGCTCTACACCACCGTCGAGGATGGCCTGGCCATGGTCGAGGCGCTCGGCCTCGGCGAGAAGGGCCGCTACATGGCGGCGCTGACCTTCGGCAACGTGCACGGCGTCTACAAGCCCGGCAACGTCAAGCTCCGCCCGGAGATCCTCAAGCAGATCCAGGACGCGGTCGGCGCGAAGTACGGCAAGGACAAGCCGCTCAGCCTGGTCTTCCACGGCGGCTCGGGTTCCCTGCTCAGCGAGATCCGCGAGGCGCTGGACTACGGCGTGGTGAAGATGAACATCGACACCGACACCCAGTACGCCTTCACCCGGCCCGTCGCCGACCACATGCTCCGCAACTACGACGGCGTGCTGAAGATCGACGGCGAGGTCGGCAACAAGAAGCAGTACGACCCGCGTACCTGGGGCAAGGCCGCCGAGGCCGGCCTGGCCGCCCGGGTCGTCGAGGCGTGCGAGCACCTGCGCTCCACCGGCACCACGATGTCCAAGTAA
- a CDS encoding phage holin family protein, with product MGFLIRLAITAVALWVTTLIVPGVDVHGRTGANTVLTLIVVALIFGVINAVLKPVIKVVGCVFYLLTLGLFALVVNALLFLLTDRIARGLDLPFQVDGFWAAFWGAIVMTIVTWLISVIVPDRLDNR from the coding sequence GTGGGCTTCCTCATCCGGCTGGCGATCACCGCGGTCGCGTTGTGGGTGACCACGCTGATCGTGCCCGGGGTCGACGTGCACGGCCGCACGGGTGCCAACACCGTGCTCACGCTGATCGTCGTCGCGCTGATCTTCGGCGTGATCAACGCGGTGCTCAAACCGGTGATCAAGGTGGTCGGCTGCGTGTTCTACCTGCTGACCCTGGGCCTGTTCGCGCTGGTGGTCAACGCGCTGCTGTTCCTGCTCACCGACCGGATCGCCCGCGGGCTCGACCTACCGTTCCAGGTGGACGGTTTCTGGGCGGCGTTCTGGGGAGCCATCGTGATGACCATCGTCACCTGGCTGATCAGCGTCATCGTGCCGGACCGCCTGGACAACCGGTGA